From the Variovorax paradoxus genome, the window CCGCTGCGTAGGGCCGCGGGCCGCCGTCCGACTCCCAGCTGTCGATCAGCGGCTCGACCCAGCGCCATGCTTCTTCCTGCTCGTCGCTGCGCACGAACAGGTTGAGGCGCCCGTCGATCACGTCGAGCAGCAGGCGCTCGTAGGCGCCGACGCGCTCGGCGCCGAAGCGCTTGTCGAAGTCGAGGTCGAGCTGCACCGGCGCCAGCTGCGCGGCGCTCTGGTGTCCGTTGCTGCGCTGGCGGTTGTCCTGCGCCTGCGCGAGCATGTGCAGTTCGAGCCCGTCCTTGGGCTGCAGGTTGATCACCAGCTTGTTGACGTTGCCCGCGGGCGCGCGGTAGATGGCATGCGGCGTGGGACGGAAGTTGACCTCGATGCGCGCGTCGCGAGAGGCCAGCCGCTTGCCGGTGCGGATGTAGAAGGGCACGCCCGCCCAGCGCCAGTTGGCGATTTCGGTGCGCAGCGCCACGAAGGTCTCGGTGCGGCTGTCCGGCGGCACGCCGGGCTCGTCGCGGTAGCCCTGCACGCGCTCGCCGTACGCCGTGCCGGCCGTGTACTGGCCGCGCACCGCGTGCAGGCTCAGGCTCTCCGGGGTCCAGGGCTTGAGCGCGCGCAGCACCTTCAGCTTCTCGTCGCGGATGGCGTCCGCGTGGGCGTTGATCGGCGGCTCCATGGCCACCGCGCACAGCAGCTGCAGCGCATGGTTCTGCACCATGTCGCGCAGCGCGCCGGTCTGGTCGTAGAAGGCGCCGCGTTTTTCCACGCCGAGGTCTTCGGCAATGGTGATCTGGATGTTGGCGATGTGCTCACGGCGCCAGATGGGTTCGAACAGCGCATTGCCGAAGCGCATCGCGAACAGGTTCTGCACCGACGGCTTGCCGAGGTAGTGGTCGATGCGGAAGACCTGCTTTTCCTCGAGCACCTTGCTCACCGCGGCGTTGATGGCGCGGTTGGAGGCGAGGTCGTGGCCCAGCGGCTTTTCGAGCACCACGCGCGTGCTCGGCCCGTTCAGGCCGGCCGCGGCGATCTGCTCG encodes:
- the zwf gene encoding glucose-6-phosphate dehydrogenase; its protein translation is MSFDLVLFGGTGDLAWRKLMPALFQAFRHGSLPQDGRIIGVARDDHSDDQYRELIQSRFSAVEGSKRPSPDEFKKFASMLHYLRMDLSKPDDYARLSELLKQRNADTVVMYVATAPALFTQVVEQIAAAGLNGPSTRVVLEKPLGHDLASNRAINAAVSKVLEEKQVFRIDHYLGKPSVQNLFAMRFGNALFEPIWRREHIANIQITIAEDLGVEKRGAFYDQTGALRDMVQNHALQLLCAVAMEPPINAHADAIRDEKLKVLRALKPWTPESLSLHAVRGQYTAGTAYGERVQGYRDEPGVPPDSRTETFVALRTEIANWRWAGVPFYIRTGKRLASRDARIEVNFRPTPHAIYRAPAGNVNKLVINLQPKDGLELHMLAQAQDNRQRSNGHQSAAQLAPVQLDLDFDKRFGAERVGAYERLLLDVIDGRLNLFVRSDEQEEAWRWVEPLIDSWESDGGPRPYAAGTWGPSASSAMIARDGFAWGEEQ